The following are encoded together in the Terriglobales bacterium genome:
- a CDS encoding HD domain-containing phosphohydrolase, which yields MPQSQASRKRARRILLVEDSEGNRDLMRELLTVRGYDVVTAANADEAEAAIRVQQPDLILLDVIMPGRSGYDLCRKLKSDPTTRLVPVVMITGLTSREDRIRGIQAGADEFLSKPIVPEELFARAESLLRLKDYTDELENVESVLFTLARSVEARDPYTEGHCERLSRYSVDLGRRLGLDEDSLTALHRGSILHDLGKIVIPDEILRKGKNLSPEEWQIMKQHPVTGESICQPLKSLRNVLPIIRHHHEHWNGTGYPDALRGEEIPFLARVLQVVDVYDALRTARPYKPALSHSESERTMRGEAASGLWDPDLVASFLGMVSEQRQAA from the coding sequence ATGCCCCAATCGCAGGCTTCGCGGAAGCGCGCCCGGCGCATTCTGCTGGTGGAGGACAGCGAAGGAAATCGCGACCTGATGCGCGAGTTGCTGACGGTGCGCGGCTACGATGTGGTGACGGCCGCCAATGCCGACGAGGCGGAAGCTGCCATTCGCGTCCAGCAGCCTGACCTTATCCTGCTCGACGTGATCATGCCGGGGCGCTCCGGATACGATCTCTGCCGCAAGCTGAAGAGCGACCCCACCACGCGCCTGGTTCCCGTGGTGATGATCACCGGACTGACCAGCCGCGAAGACCGCATCCGCGGCATTCAGGCCGGCGCCGACGAATTCCTGAGCAAGCCCATCGTCCCCGAAGAACTGTTTGCGCGCGCCGAGTCGCTGCTTCGCCTGAAGGACTACACCGACGAGCTGGAAAACGTCGAGTCCGTGCTCTTCACCCTGGCGCGCAGCGTGGAGGCGCGCGATCCATACACCGAAGGCCACTGCGAGCGGCTCTCGCGGTATAGCGTGGACCTGGGCCGCCGCCTGGGCCTCGACGAAGACTCGCTCACCGCGCTGCACCGCGGCAGCATTCTCCACGACCTGGGCAAGATCGTCATTCCCGATGAAATTCTTCGCAAGGGAAAGAACCTGAGTCCGGAAGAGTGGCAGATCATGAAGCAGCATCCCGTCACCGGCGAAAGCATCTGCCAGCCGCTGAAGTCGCTGCGCAACGTGCTGCCCATCATCCGCCACCACCACGAGCACTGGAACGGCACCGGCTATCCCGATGCACTGCGCGGCGAGGAAATCCCGTTCCTGGCCCGGGTCCTGCAGGTAGTGGATGTTTACGACGCCCTCCGCACCGCCCGCCCCTACAAGCCGGCGCTTTCCCACTCCGAGTCCGAGCGCACCATGCGCGGCGAAGCCGCCAGCGGTTTGTGGGATCCCGACCTGGTGGCCTCCTTCCTCGGCATGGTCTCCGAGCAGCGCCAGGCTGCTTGA
- a CDS encoding dolichyl-phosphate beta-glucosyltransferase, translated as MPAISIVIPAYNEGQRIGATLQRVLDYAAEQRWDAECVVVNDGSRDNTAALVREAAARNPAVRLIENPGNRGKGYTVRNGMLNAAGDLLLFTDADLSSPIEEAPRLFAALNSGADIAIGSRWLQRELQTLRQPWYRQIFGRAFNFFLRTVLGLSFKDTQCGFKAFKRGAAQAIFPRQLVERWGFDPEVLFLARKLGLRTDEVAVRWAHDRRTKISFFRDGMRMVVEVLKVRMHDLAGRYDQPVPAVATPHVERVKTGQ; from the coding sequence ATGCCAGCCATCAGCATCGTCATTCCGGCATATAACGAAGGACAGCGCATCGGCGCCACCCTGCAGCGTGTGCTGGACTACGCCGCCGAGCAGCGCTGGGACGCCGAATGCGTGGTGGTCAACGACGGCTCGCGCGACAACACCGCCGCCCTGGTGCGCGAGGCCGCCGCGCGCAATCCCGCCGTGCGACTCATCGAGAACCCCGGCAATCGCGGCAAGGGCTACACCGTGCGCAACGGCATGCTCAACGCCGCCGGCGACCTGCTGCTGTTCACAGACGCCGATCTCTCATCCCCCATCGAGGAAGCGCCACGCCTTTTCGCCGCGCTGAACTCCGGCGCCGACATCGCCATCGGCTCGCGCTGGCTGCAACGCGAACTGCAAACCCTGCGTCAGCCCTGGTACCGTCAAATCTTCGGGCGCGCATTCAATTTTTTTCTCAGAACGGTCCTGGGGCTGTCTTTTAAAGACACGCAGTGTGGCTTCAAGGCATTCAAGCGCGGCGCCGCGCAGGCCATCTTTCCGCGCCAACTGGTGGAGCGCTGGGGCTTCGATCCTGAAGTGCTTTTTCTCGCCCGCAAGCTCGGACTGCGCACCGACGAAGTCGCGGTCCGGTGGGCCCACGATCGCCGCACCAAGATCAGCTTTTTCCGCGACGGCATGCGCATGGTCGTCGAGGTCCTCAAGGTGCGGATGCACGACCTGGCCGGACGCTACGACCAACCCGTGCCTGCGGTCGCAACACCGCACGTCGAGCGAGTCAAGACGGGGCAGTGA
- a CDS encoding thiamine phosphate synthase, whose protein sequence is MAFATLLLYYITDRTQFPGDEAARRARLLERIAAAAGAGVDYIQLREKDLSARELEQLARAAIQAIRGASSSARLLINSRCDVALAAGANGVHLRAGAQDISAADARALLVRAGMSSPIVAASCHASSEVALAASEGADFAVFGPVFGKGPDAAHEQVAPAGLSALRAACSASVGGMPVLALGTVSTENAAGCLRAGAAGVAGIRLFQNGDVAATVRRLRSLP, encoded by the coding sequence TTGGCATTCGCAACTTTGCTGCTCTACTACATCACCGACCGTACACAGTTTCCCGGCGACGAGGCGGCCCGCCGCGCCCGGCTGTTGGAGCGAATCGCCGCAGCTGCCGGCGCGGGAGTGGATTACATCCAACTGCGCGAAAAGGACCTGAGCGCTCGCGAGCTGGAACAGCTGGCGCGCGCTGCCATCCAGGCAATTCGCGGTGCTTCGTCGAGCGCGCGCCTGCTCATCAACTCGCGCTGCGATGTGGCGCTCGCCGCCGGCGCGAATGGCGTGCACCTGCGCGCCGGTGCGCAAGACATCTCGGCAGCCGACGCGCGCGCCCTGCTCGTCCGCGCCGGCATGTCGTCTCCCATTGTCGCGGCTTCGTGCCACGCGTCGAGCGAGGTCGCGTTGGCGGCCTCGGAGGGCGCTGACTTCGCCGTCTTCGGACCCGTGTTCGGCAAAGGACCAGACGCTGCGCACGAGCAGGTGGCGCCTGCCGGCCTCAGCGCGCTGCGCGCCGCCTGCTCGGCGTCTGTTGGAGGCATGCCAGTTTTGGCCCTCGGCACCGTCAGCACGGAGAACGCCGCCGGCTGCCTGCGCGCCGGCGCCGCGGGTGTGGCGGGAATCAGGTTGTTTCAGAATGGCGACGTGGCCGCGACTGTTCGCCGTCTGCGCTCTCTTCCATAG
- a CDS encoding YdeI/OmpD-associated family protein, with amino-acid sequence MPTERKFRATLERMPGNLGWVIIHVPFDAAKIWGKRGQIRVRGSVNGFAFRTSLFPTGRGTHYMVVNKQMQRGGRALPGATAEFRMEPDTEERMVTVPLELRRALDQDKRLRKFFDTLSPSTRRDLIRVISEAKHEETRARRSEQMAERLMQVMEAEREPPPVLQAAMARNAKARRGWELMPRSQKRFHLFGLFGYKTPEARARRLAKCVEVMLDYAEGRGAQKKQTRNSTMEESADGEQSRPRRHSETT; translated from the coding sequence GTGCCGACCGAGAGGAAGTTCCGCGCCACGCTCGAGCGCATGCCCGGCAATCTGGGCTGGGTCATCATTCACGTGCCGTTCGACGCGGCGAAAATCTGGGGCAAGCGCGGACAGATCCGAGTCCGAGGCAGCGTCAACGGCTTCGCCTTCCGCACCTCGCTGTTTCCTACCGGCCGCGGCACGCATTACATGGTGGTCAACAAGCAGATGCAGAGGGGCGGACGCGCCCTGCCCGGCGCCACGGCCGAGTTCCGCATGGAGCCCGATACCGAAGAGCGCATGGTGACCGTGCCACTAGAGTTGCGGCGCGCGCTCGACCAGGACAAGCGCCTGCGCAAGTTCTTCGACACGCTCAGTCCCTCGACACGCCGTGACCTCATCCGGGTGATCAGCGAGGCCAAGCATGAGGAAACGCGCGCGCGCCGCTCTGAGCAGATGGCCGAGCGGCTGATGCAGGTGATGGAGGCCGAGCGCGAACCGCCTCCGGTTCTGCAAGCCGCGATGGCGCGCAACGCGAAAGCACGGCGTGGCTGGGAGCTGATGCCGCGCTCACAAAAACGCTTTCACCTGTTCGGACTCTTCGGCTACAAAACGCCGGAGGCGCGCGCCCGCCGCCTGGCCAAGTGCGTCGAGGTGATGCTGGACTACGCCGAAGGACGCGGGGCGCAGAAGAAGCAGACGCGGAACAGCACTATGGAAGAGAGCGCAGACGGCGAACAGTCGCGGCCACGTCGCCATTCTGAAACAACCTGA
- a CDS encoding YdeI/OmpD-associated family protein, with protein sequence MSAQNQKTFKAKLEAVGPGGSWVIMRVPFRVEEVWGTKARMSVKGTINGYAFRSSIFPDGNGGHTMMVNKQMQAGAKVQPGSSATFTLAPDSGPRVVKVPPDLKKALAANEKAKSQFAEFSYSQRKAYVDCIESAKRAETRVKRIRKAVAMIAAGKKMM encoded by the coding sequence ATGAGTGCCCAGAACCAGAAGACGTTCAAAGCGAAGCTGGAAGCGGTTGGCCCAGGCGGCAGCTGGGTGATCATGCGCGTTCCCTTCAGGGTGGAGGAGGTGTGGGGAACAAAGGCGCGCATGTCAGTGAAGGGCACCATCAACGGCTACGCCTTCCGCTCGTCGATTTTTCCCGACGGCAACGGCGGGCACACGATGATGGTCAACAAGCAGATGCAGGCGGGCGCCAAGGTTCAGCCGGGGAGTTCAGCCACATTCACGCTGGCTCCCGATTCCGGGCCGCGCGTCGTCAAGGTCCCGCCCGACCTGAAGAAGGCGCTCGCGGCAAATGAGAAGGCAAAATCGCAGTTTGCTGAATTCTCCTACTCGCAGCGCAAGGCCTACGTTGACTGTATCGAGAGCGCCAAGCGCGCCGAGACCCGCGTGAAGCGCATCCGCAAAGCTGTCGCCATGATCGCCGCGGGGAAGAAGATGATGTAG
- a CDS encoding VOC family protein: MKRITIAALLWMLLFFNAGSAMAQTAKPAPAGEIAGISRLHFVTLVVPNLDEALAFYVGKLGFDKVQDQKYGPAPGQRWVVVAPKGQKDIGIVLDLPESGNGEGNMTNHSDRIGKEVSWVFSTADCVKTYEVLRSRGVKFVRAPEVRPWGTQAIFEDPYGNQYVLEGPGAKAAKGSSL, translated from the coding sequence ATGAAACGCATCACGATTGCGGCCCTGCTTTGGATGCTCCTGTTCTTCAACGCCGGGTCGGCCATGGCCCAAACGGCCAAGCCGGCGCCCGCCGGCGAGATTGCCGGCATCAGCCGGCTGCACTTTGTCACGCTGGTGGTGCCGAACCTGGACGAGGCCCTGGCCTTCTACGTCGGCAAACTGGGCTTCGACAAGGTCCAGGACCAGAAGTACGGTCCCGCGCCTGGGCAACGATGGGTGGTGGTAGCGCCCAAAGGGCAAAAAGACATTGGGATCGTGCTCGACCTGCCGGAGAGCGGCAATGGGGAAGGGAACATGACCAACCATTCCGATCGCATCGGAAAAGAAGTGAGCTGGGTCTTCAGCACTGCCGACTGTGTTAAAACCTACGAAGTCTTGCGCTCGCGTGGCGTGAAATTCGTGCGCGCGCCCGAAGTCCGTCCCTGGGGTACGCAAGCAATCTTCGAAGACCCGTACGGCAACCAGTACGTGCTCGAGGGGCCGGGTGCGAAGGCGGCGAAAGGCTCCTCGCTGTGA
- a CDS encoding SRPBCC domain-containing protein gives MKRDLKFEVEYPHPPERVWRALTDSGAITEWLMTNNFEPRVGHRFQFRAKPMPGWNGIVDCQVRELDPPRRLSYTWKSNAIDTVVVWTLTPTAAGTNVRLEHSGFEGIKAVLVSMMMKSGWGGDILNKYLPLVLANMAQQGQAWRSSGVSMHGNSPK, from the coding sequence ATGAAGCGCGATCTGAAGTTTGAAGTCGAGTATCCGCATCCGCCGGAACGTGTCTGGCGCGCGCTGACCGACTCCGGGGCGATCACCGAGTGGCTCATGACGAACAATTTCGAGCCGCGCGTAGGACATCGCTTCCAGTTTCGCGCCAAGCCGATGCCGGGATGGAACGGCATCGTGGACTGCCAGGTGCGCGAACTCGATCCGCCACGCCGCCTCTCCTATACCTGGAAGAGCAACGCGATCGATACGGTCGTAGTCTGGACACTCACGCCCACTGCCGCGGGAACCAACGTGCGTTTGGAGCACAGCGGCTTTGAGGGCATCAAGGCGGTGCTGGTGAGCATGATGATGAAGAGCGGATGGGGTGGCGACATCCTCAACAAGTATCTGCCGCTCGTGCTGGCCAACATGGCGCAGCAGGGCCAGGCCTGGCGGAGCAGCGGCGTCTCGATGCACGGCAACAGTCCGAAATAG
- a CDS encoding metalloregulator ArsR/SmtB family transcription factor, which translates to MMPSLMTATAHSTDVFRAIADPTRRSLLALLHEGERPATELAAHFRISQPAVSQQLAVLRSARLVSERRQGRQRLYRIDGAPLREVADWLAFYERFWRGRLDRLGRYLDRMAASETSAAARPARRVGAKRPRGHSGRKA; encoded by the coding sequence ATGATGCCATCGTTGATGACGGCCACCGCGCACTCGACGGACGTCTTCCGGGCCATTGCCGATCCCACACGGCGGTCGCTACTGGCTCTGCTCCACGAAGGCGAACGCCCGGCGACGGAACTGGCGGCGCACTTCCGCATCTCGCAGCCGGCGGTCTCACAGCAGCTGGCCGTTTTGCGCTCGGCACGGCTAGTCAGCGAGCGGCGGCAGGGCAGGCAGAGGCTCTACCGCATCGATGGGGCGCCGTTGCGCGAGGTGGCGGACTGGCTGGCGTTCTACGAGCGATTCTGGCGCGGCCGGCTCGACCGCCTTGGACGCTACCTCGATCGCATGGCGGCCAGTGAGACATCAGCCGCCGCGAGACCGGCGCGGCGTGTAGGTGCGAAACGGCCCAGGGGGCATTCGGGAAGGAAGGCATGA